In the genome of Brassica oleracea var. oleracea cultivar TO1000 unplaced genomic scaffold, BOL UnpScaffold00692, whole genome shotgun sequence, the window TGTGTGTGACAAATTCCGAGGGTATCAAGAAACAACACAAAGTAATAGGAAATGAGATAGAAAACGGCGTAGTGTGGACAAACGGACACATCACATAGGGTTAGGGTTTCAGCCCATAATGAATCGAAGCCCAAATAAGAATGAGACTCACTAAGAATTGGACGGAAACTTACGATTGCTTCATTTTAATTGTGAATGGTTGTAGAGTAATAAGGTTAGCCAGCTAATGTGTATGTAAGAAAGACATGCATTGTGATGGCCGGTTAAATTTATTCGGTGTATGAGAGGTAAAAAAATTAGCATGCATTTCCTAATGTGCAAACCTTTGTAGGCTCCTAGAAGTATTTCAGAATGACATATTAGATGAGACGAATGAGATCATGCAATCAAAGTCATTGGATTTTACAAATGTGAACATATAAAACTGGCAAAACATTGAACACCTAAtctttaagatttttgaaaCCGGTTAAGATATTATAAATGAATCAACCAAATTGGGAGTAGTCGGATAAGTCATCTGTGTAGCTCGTAAAATATGCTGTCTCATGGAGTTGGTATATGATGTTAGCCAGCTAAGAAAGTAAGCTACATATACACGCCTCCTTATGACTGGTTAAAAAAATCCATAGCGAGCTATCAACAGCGTGAACACGTGAACTTCTGCGTACTAGTAAGTGGCTAGATATATCTTAGAGCCAAAATCTCGTTCGAAGATTTCGGATACAGCAGATTATTCTCGTTAAAACATACGGTTTGGTCATTTCAAAAGCTTTAGTTATACATAAATTTCACCAGTGCGACATTAAGAAGTCGGGGTTACAAAAGACTGAAAAGGTGTGGTACCACCCCATTATACAACACAGAAAGTACAAAAGGAGCCCGGAATATAGCAAGCAGAGGTTGGGAAGCTAGGATCAAAGTACGCCGGCGTTATTTTCATAGATCATGACTGCAGTCTTGGGAACCTCAACGTCAAGGACATCGGGTGTGATGCATTTGCAGACATCTAGACCAGCAACCGCATACGCTTGCATTAGTAGGATAGAAGTCATACCGGAGTCGAAGTTGTTGTGGTTCTGGAGAACGATACGGGGTCTGTCAATGCTTAGAGTCTTTAAATTTTTGGAAAAGAATTGCTTCGCCGCACGTCTCAATAGGTAAGGAAACATTTCCGAAATGTGATGGATTTCTTTGTTGATCATCCCGTCCGTCCTAAGCGATGTGTTGCAGTCTAACACTAAGACCCGCGAAAGGGAACAGTCAACACAAACACCTACCCAATGCCTTTTGTCGAAGTTGAAAGGAAAGTAGATGCGAGTAGCTTCGGTAATTGGGCAATCTCCAGCAAGGTATTCAAGCAAAAATGGGGGAAACGGTAGCTCTCTTTCTTAGAGGACTTGGAGAACTTTACTTTAGATAGCAGGGTAACAAACTTAGTGTCCAGGAAAACGAGGTTGTTGGGTTGATGGTCTTGAGAGTGTGCTTGTACCAACGATCGGGTGTGATGGATGAGAACGTCTACCACCTGCAATAAAATAGCAGAGTACAAAATACATATTGAGTTGACATACAAAGGATTGTTCCGGAAAAAAAAAGGACACGCCGGGGTGTTATGATGATACCTTCGCAGTTAAATGGGAAGATCGACCAAGAAAAGCAAACAAGCCGTTGCTGTCGAGACATTGACTGTACATTGATAACACTGCAGCAAAGAAGATTGGATCGACATTAACATTGTTAGCATGGTAGGTGAGATGCGTAACTTGAATAAAGCTAAATGAAGTTAGAGTTAGAAGGCGAACAATCCTGTTTTTAGCTTTTCTGAAAGAGCTCCAATTTTTGCGGCGTAGTCAATGTTAGGGCCACGATGCAGTGCATTAACATGGGCTTCCCATGCTCGGGTGAGGAATAGTTTATCGCATTGGTAGTCTCCAACAAGCGCACGCAGCAAAACTTTCTGTCTCTTACTTTTCCTGTGTGGTTGGAACGGTTCTTCATTGTCTGCGAGACTGATTGGTGCAGCCGCTTCCAAGGACTCATCAACATTGCTGACGTGACGTTCTTCTTGTGTTAGTCCAAGAGAGAATGTAGGCtttgggaaaacaagatttGTCTGCACATTATCCTTTCAATATCAGGAACACATGGGGGAAAAAAGGTTACACAAAGTGAAAAACACAAGCTATATAACAAAATGATTTACTAACTTCAGGGTGGTGTGCATACCAGATTTGAATTCACGTAAGCTACGGGCTCAGGTGTTTGTGGATTGTTTACGACACACGTAGATGGGGTGCGTTGGACACCATGTTCTGGAGGTGGACCCATTTGTGCAGTCCTCTTGTTAGCATTGTCCTGGACAAAGTATGAAAAAAGGTAAGCGTCGGGTGATCACAAAGTGTAAAGTGTAAAAGTGTTTGCTACTACAAACAGTAATGTAACACAACACTTCGTTAGTAGTCTAAGAGTAAAAAGTGTATGGTTTAATCAGACAAAAGAAAGTGTAGGATGATTAGTAGCAGACTATAGACACAGATGGTGACCAAAAAATCCCAGACAGAGTGACAAAAATGAACATGGATTGCTAGCCACTTCTGTCGCATGTCTAAGTTGGCTCAGACGTGGGCTGCTGACCATGTCGTCCGCAGGATCTAGTTCATCAACGACGTCTGCATTAGCTTCCACATAAAAATCGGCAGAGGTGACCTGCGCGTAATTACAACCTATTGAGTCCCAGTTCgatttacaaaaaagaaaatatgaaaacaagtgTGTAGGTTATAGTGTTAACACAACACTTCGTTGGTAGTCTGCAGGTAAAAAGTGTATGCTAAGAGGTAAACAAAGAAAGTGTAGGATGATTACTAGCACCCGATAGACACAAGTGTGGAGGTTAttattggggtcaaaatcggttacgacggaatcgatgtccgaaactCCTTAGAAAAActgaatctcggtcaaaacttcaaaagccgagaaaacgaacagccgaaacggatcgcccgNNNNNNNNNNNNNNNNNNNNNNNNNNNNNNNNNNNNNNNNNNCATGTTGCCCGTCGACTCGCCGgtgagctcggccgtgacacgggccagctcgccagGCGAGCACGGctgtgttgccggtcgactcgccggcgagcttggctgcgacacgagccagctcgcccggcgagcacggccgtgttgccggtcgNNNNNNNNNNNNNNNNNNNNNNNNNNNNNNNNNNNNNNNNNNNNNNNNNNNNNNNNNNNNNNNNNNNNNNNNNNNNNNNNNNNNNNNNNNNNNNNNNNNNNNNNNNNNNNNNNNNNNNNNNNNNNNNNNNNNNNNNNNNNNNNNNNNNNNNNNNNNNNNNNNNNNNNNNNNNNNNNNNNNNNNNNNNNNNNNNNNNNNNNNNNNNNNNNNNNNNNNNNNNNNNNctgcctcggctatgcgaagaaacagggttccgttggaagaaccatgttTATACCAatggctacttcgcgagtagaATCGTAAAACCGCtcaagtctcgatacggcccaaagagggtccgaattgcggacaacggcctatctttggtcccaaaaaacttgaacccaaaaactggtatgacggtttatcgcatccgcgggaagagataaatgtcaaatttctgaagataatcacaaagaagaaggaaatatggaaaagcccgcttcgcgacaaatccggcccaagaagaggtaaaccgacctaaggaggagtatataaggaggacctaggacgaagaaaagaagagagcattctaagagcaaacttaatacttggagcaatttaggcatttttccgtttttactatcgagctgcgactcgactaggttagaacttaggtggctagactagcgaacataccgacagctctcgtggcctaggatcttatctgttgttcacgctcaaacgcgaattcggaaataagatctctttcttctcttttcgctcttttacgatttattactttcgaatctttcatattgattgtgttgtgcgtggcccagcagataaacggtgttggggtcaaaatcggatacgacggaatcaatgtctgaaagtccgtaaaaatcggcatgaatattttaacgaaaaataaatcttagaaaaaggatctatttttacgaagaatcttgcggagaaaacgcATTCACGAAAAAACGGAAAAAGGAGCGAACAAGGTTGCCaagtagcaaccagcgcaaaatctggtcgctacgtagcgaccgagctttcaccaaagctcggtctctacgtagcgtgctcggtcgctatagcgtgctcggtcgctacgtagcgtgctcggtcgctacgtagcgtgctcggtcgctacgtagcgagctcggtcgctacgctacgtagcgtgctcggtcgctatgtagcgaccaagctctcttcgaagctcggtcgctaggtagcgaccgagcacgtacacggctcgatcgcgacgtagcgaccgagcacgtacacggctcgatcgcgacgtagcgaccgagctctcccggaagctcggtcgctacgtagcgaacaagcacgtacacggctcggtcactacgtagcgaccgagctctccccgaaactcggtcgctacgaagcgaccaagcacgtacacaGCTCNNNNNNNNNNNNNNNNNNNNNNNNNNNNNNNNNNNNNNNNNNNNNNNNNNNNNNNNNNNNNNNNNNNNNNNNNNNNNNNNNNNNNNNNNNNNNNNNNNNNNNNNNNNNNNNNNNNNNNNNNNNNNNNNNNNNNNNNNNNNNNNNNNNNNNNNNNNNNNNNNNNNNNNNNNNNNNNNNNNNNNNNNNNNNNNNNNNNNNNNNNNNNNNNNNNNNNNNNNNNNNNNNNNNNNNNNNNNNNNNNNNNNNNNNNNNNNNNNNNNNNNNNNNNNNNNNNNNNNNNNNNNNNNNNNNNNNNNNNNNNNNNNNNNNNNNNNNNNNNNNNNNNNNNNNNNNNNNNNNNNNNNNNNNNNNNNNNNNNNNNNNNNNNNNNNNNNNNNNNNNNNNNNNNNNNNNNNNNNNNNNNNNNNNNNNNNNNNNNNNNNNNNNNNNNNNNNNNNNNNNNNNNNNNNNNNNNNNNNNNNNNNNNNNNNNNNNNNNNNNNNNNNNNNNNNNNNNNNNNNNNNNNNNNNNNNNNNNNNNNNNNNNNNNNNNNNNNNNNNNNNNNNNNNNNNNNNNNNNNNNNNNNNNNNNNNNNNNNNNNNNNNNNNNNNNNNNNNNNNNNNNNNNNNNNNNNNNNNNNNNNNNNNNNNNNNNNNNNNNNNNNNNNNNNNNNNNNNNNNNNNNNNNNNNNNNNNNNNNNNNNNgggggggggggtacggattactctaactcatagccgcaaaatgcttgatcaaaacaatgtatggaaatacaaaagagaaaatcgcagttcgcaataacgctggtaagaaaactccagccgccactgcgcctatggccaacgcctatggaaacgccacagttcttgagaaaatcgaaaaccttgctgtgacttttcgccacaggaagtgcaacgaaacgagctcgcgatttctctttttaaacataaagggaaatgataaatcttatcaaacgccgtaagtttggctcattaccgaacaaaagaaatctcaatgcgtaaggattttaccaaaacacgttttccgaaaacatttcggaagggtaaaacttgttctcacaaaaaccgcagaaaacccctaggttatcGCGAAAAAaagaagcgcaacaaatcggagtttccgttgagattttacgacgaaaacaagtaagactcgNNNNNNNNNNNNNNNNNNNNNNNNNNNNNNNNNNNNNNNNNNNNNNNNNNNNNNNNNNNNNNNNNNNNNNNNNNNNNNNNNNNNNNNNNNNNNNNNNNNNNNNNNNNNNNNNNNNNNNNNNNNNNNNNNNNNNNNNNNNNNNNNNNNNNNNNNNNNNNNNNNNNNNNNNNNNNNNNNNNNNNNNNNttaacttaacaccttagccgcctcaactatacgattacgttgaacctttttattgacTTCGTATCAGTCAAGTGCGGAAGATTAATgccaagtttcaaaggataaacaccaatatcgaaaaaggcgaacatacgcaagaagaggaaggagaaatgagcaagcaaaactaagaagagacaaaactgcatcttcgagagaactaaggtatttgcgacttgaaatttttgaaatcagacttggagttttcgtaggaaattactaagaaataaaaacacatttgagactgccatagaactttagggaatgtaaaacctaggtggatagtctagcgaactaagtcttaggtgatttttcctgtctcgatatattgtcccaTAGATGTTCctccagatcttgcaaaccgatctaaactctccaaaaatcgagaaacgatcgccacgcatatcaagctcgcttcctaaggagagaaaaaactagagacatgaacgtcgtcttaaaaccgattcgtttctggcaattctcttggaaccgacatattccaagtcttcaacctggaaacaaccaaatcacagtccaagcNNNNNNNNNNNNNNNNNNNNNNNNNNNNNNNNNNNNNNNNNNNNNNNNNNNNNNNNNNNNNNNNNNNNNNNNNNNNNNNNNNNNNNNNNNNNNNNNNNNNNNNNNNNNNNNNNNNNNNNNNNNNNNNNNNNNNNNNNNNNNNNNNNNNNNNNNNNNNNNNNNNNNNNNNNNNNNNNNNNNNNNNNNNNNNNNNNNNNNNNNNNNNNNNNNNNNNNNNNNNNNNNNNNNNNNNNNNNNNNNNNNNN includes:
- the LOC106319932 gene encoding uncharacterized protein LOC106319932, giving the protein MVSSPRLSQLRHATEDNANKRTAQMGPPPEHGVQRTPSTCVVNNPQTPEPVAYVNSNLDNVQTNLVFPKPTFSLGLTQEERHVSNVDESLEAAAPISLADNEEPFQPHRKSKRQKVLLRALVGDYQCDKLFLTRAWEAHVNALHRGPNIDYAAKIGALSEKLKTGFVINVQSMSRQQRLVCFSWSIFPFNCEDVLIHHTRSLVQAHSQDHQPNNLVFLDTKFVTLLSKVKFSKSSKKESYRFPHFCLNTLLEIAQLPKLLASTFLSTSTKGIG